In Paraburkholderia bryophila, a single genomic region encodes these proteins:
- the gloA gene encoding lactoylglutathione lyase has protein sequence MRLLHTMLRVGDLDRSIAFYTEMLGMKLLRRDDYPDGKFTLAFVGYTDERDGTVLELTHNWDTPSYDLGSGFGHLAVEVDDAYAACDKIKAQGGTVVREAGPMKHGTTVIAFVTDPDGYKIEFIQKKK, from the coding sequence ATGCGCCTGCTTCACACCATGCTTCGGGTCGGCGACCTGGATCGTTCGATCGCCTTCTACACTGAGATGCTCGGCATGAAACTGCTGCGCCGCGACGACTATCCGGACGGCAAATTCACGCTGGCGTTCGTCGGCTACACAGACGAACGCGACGGCACGGTCCTCGAACTCACGCACAACTGGGACACGCCGTCGTACGACCTCGGCAGCGGCTTCGGGCACCTCGCCGTCGAAGTCGACGACGCCTACGCCGCGTGCGACAAAATCAAGGCGCAAGGCGGCACGGTCGTGCGCGAAGCCGGCCCGATGAAACACGGCACCACGGTGATCGCGTTCGTCACGGATCCGGACGGCTACAAGATCGAGTTCATTCAGAAAAAGAAATAA
- the pdxA gene encoding 4-hydroxythreonine-4-phosphate dehydrogenase PdxA — translation MTNAAQSAGLPLQIAITTGEPAGVGPELTAQALAGAATHWPGAQFTVLGDAALLAERARAVGVDWNALLADGKRVRMQHQPLGVPVQAGKLDAANGRYVLDLLDSAIDGAVAGAFDAIVTAPLQKSTINDAGVPFTGHTEYLAERTHTPRVVMMLAGSGKRPLRVALATTHLPLKDVSAALSVEGIVETLRIIDHDLRHHFGLPAPRILVTGLNPHAGENGYLGREEIEIITPALKLANEQGIDAPGPYPADTLFQPRYLEQADCVLAMFHDQGLPVLKYATFGEGINITLGLPIIRTSVDHGTALDLAGTGRADAGSLIAAIDTAVSMAQHRRAG, via the coding sequence ATGACAAACGCCGCCCAGTCCGCCGGCTTGCCGCTGCAGATCGCGATCACGACCGGCGAACCGGCCGGCGTCGGCCCTGAACTGACCGCGCAGGCTCTCGCCGGCGCGGCAACGCACTGGCCCGGCGCACAGTTCACCGTGCTGGGCGACGCGGCGTTGCTCGCCGAACGCGCACGCGCCGTGGGCGTCGACTGGAACGCGTTGCTGGCTGACGGCAAACGCGTGCGTATGCAGCACCAGCCGCTCGGCGTGCCGGTGCAGGCCGGCAAGCTGGACGCGGCCAACGGCCGCTACGTGCTCGACCTGCTCGACAGCGCGATCGACGGCGCGGTAGCCGGCGCGTTCGACGCGATCGTCACCGCGCCGCTGCAAAAAAGCACCATCAACGACGCCGGTGTGCCGTTCACCGGACACACCGAATATCTGGCCGAGCGCACCCACACGCCGCGCGTGGTGATGATGCTGGCCGGCTCCGGCAAGCGTCCGCTGCGCGTCGCGCTCGCGACCACGCATCTTCCGCTCAAGGACGTGTCCGCGGCGTTGTCCGTCGAGGGTATTGTCGAGACGCTGCGCATTATCGATCACGATCTGCGGCATCACTTCGGCTTGCCGGCGCCGCGTATTCTCGTGACCGGGCTGAACCCGCATGCGGGCGAAAACGGCTACCTGGGTCGCGAGGAAATCGAGATCATCACGCCGGCGCTGAAGCTCGCGAACGAGCAGGGCATCGACGCACCCGGTCCTTATCCGGCCGACACGCTGTTTCAGCCGCGTTATCTGGAGCAGGCCGACTGTGTGCTGGCCATGTTCCACGATCAGGGTTTGCCGGTGCTGAAGTACGCTACATTCGGCGAAGGCATCAATATCACGCTCGGCTTGCCGATTATCCGCACCTCGGTCGATCACGGCACCGCGCTCGATCTGGCCGGCACCGGCCGCGCCGACGCGGGCAGCCTGATCGCCGCGATCGACACGGCGGTGTCGATGGCGCAGCACCGCCGCGCAGGCTGA
- a CDS encoding peptidylprolyl isomerase — translation MAIMKKLRLATLAAGLAAAASFLSVAPVQAQALASSGSGQTVDTIAAVVNNGVITRRELDDRMGLITRRLNQQNAPVPPVDQLRQQVLNQMVLERIQLQKAKEDGINIDDAAVQKTLERLAQSNNMSLEMYRARIEAQGVPWTTFTNDARTELTLSRLREKEVDSKVVVSDAEVANYIASQRGPNAGLQSDLHMQHIFLKAPLNASETDIEAAQKKAQALLAEAKGGANFEKLAKANSQAPDASKGGDTGYQQPSKLPPEFAKAASTLRPGEINPDVIRTSDGFEVVRLVDRRAGQGSSSDAPKLVQTHVRHILLRVGDGMSEPQARQKLLEIKNQIAAGGDFAKFAHTYSQDGSSSQGGDLGWISPGETVPEFERAMNNLQDGQISDPVRSEYGYHLIQVLGRRDAEGSVAQQMDLARQAIGQRKAEQAYADWLRELRDTAYVEVKPTLSSVQ, via the coding sequence GTGGCAATCATGAAAAAGCTTCGCTTGGCAACGCTTGCGGCCGGTCTCGCCGCCGCGGCGTCTTTCCTGTCGGTTGCGCCGGTTCAGGCGCAGGCGCTGGCCAGCAGCGGTAGCGGCCAGACGGTCGATACCATTGCCGCAGTGGTCAACAACGGTGTCATCACGCGGCGCGAGCTGGACGACCGCATGGGCCTGATCACGCGTCGGCTGAACCAGCAGAACGCGCCGGTCCCGCCGGTGGACCAGTTGCGCCAGCAGGTGCTTAACCAGATGGTGCTGGAACGCATCCAGTTGCAGAAGGCGAAAGAAGACGGCATCAACATCGACGACGCCGCCGTGCAGAAAACGCTCGAACGCCTCGCGCAGTCGAACAACATGTCGCTCGAGATGTACCGCGCGCGGATCGAGGCGCAAGGCGTGCCCTGGACCACGTTCACGAATGACGCGCGCACCGAGCTGACGCTCTCGCGTCTGCGCGAGAAGGAAGTGGACAGCAAGGTCGTGGTGTCGGACGCGGAAGTCGCGAACTACATCGCCAGTCAGCGTGGCCCGAATGCCGGCCTGCAGAGCGACCTGCATATGCAGCACATTTTCCTGAAGGCGCCGCTGAACGCGTCGGAGACCGACATCGAAGCGGCGCAGAAAAAGGCCCAGGCGTTGCTCGCCGAAGCCAAGGGCGGCGCGAACTTCGAAAAGCTCGCGAAGGCCAATTCGCAAGCGCCGGACGCATCCAAAGGCGGCGATACCGGTTACCAGCAGCCTTCGAAGCTGCCGCCTGAGTTCGCGAAGGCCGCTTCCACGCTGCGCCCGGGCGAAATCAATCCGGACGTGATCCGCACCAGCGACGGTTTCGAAGTCGTGCGTCTGGTCGATCGCCGCGCCGGTCAGGGCTCGAGCTCGGATGCGCCGAAGCTGGTGCAGACGCACGTGCGCCACATTCTGCTGCGCGTCGGCGACGGTATGTCGGAGCCGCAAGCGCGCCAGAAGCTGCTCGAAATCAAGAACCAGATCGCCGCGGGCGGCGACTTCGCGAAGTTCGCGCACACCTACTCGCAAGACGGCTCGTCGTCGCAAGGCGGCGACCTGGGCTGGATCAGCCCGGGCGAGACGGTGCCGGAATTCGAGCGCGCCATGAACAACCTGCAGGACGGTCAGATCAGCGACCCGGTGCGCAGCGAATACGGCTATCACCTGATCCAGGTGCTGGGCCGCCGCGACGCCGAAGGTTCGGTCGCGCAACAGATGGATCTGGCGCGCCAGGCCATCGGTCAGCGCAAGGCGGAACAGGCCTACGCCGACTGGCTGCGTGAACTGCGCGACACCGCGTATGTGGAAGTGAAGCCTACGCTGTCGAGCGTGCAGTAA
- a CDS encoding M48 family metallopeptidase, with the protein MQKSPTSQPAAALDNRQLDLPLFAEPGSTSSSPSPSAPSSGSAGSASGTSHSAGLLAPDGSKLRSLVVGSRTLHYALKRSARRSIGFAIDSTGLTITAPRWVTLADIETAITEKQRWIFAKLIEWQTRVEQRALPKVDWKDGAEVPYLGQPVRVILGSPQGTLQFSTSDSALQVPLPLQADPQQIKDRVQGWLQGEAKRLFGERLAIYSEKLGVSYRTYALSSAATRWGSCSSDGKIRLNWRLIHFPLSIIDYVVAHELAHLREMNHSPRFWQTVESIFPEFREARQTLKSHPPELLPTL; encoded by the coding sequence ATGCAGAAGTCTCCTACGTCGCAGCCTGCTGCGGCGCTCGATAACCGGCAACTCGATCTCCCGCTCTTCGCCGAGCCGGGGTCGACGTCGTCGTCCCCTTCACCCTCCGCGCCTTCTTCCGGTTCTGCCGGGAGTGCGTCGGGCACGTCGCATTCCGCTGGACTGCTCGCGCCAGATGGCAGCAAATTGCGCAGCCTCGTCGTCGGTTCACGCACGCTGCATTACGCGCTCAAGCGTTCCGCGCGCCGCTCGATCGGCTTTGCGATCGACAGCACGGGTCTGACGATCACCGCACCGCGTTGGGTCACGCTCGCCGATATCGAAACCGCGATCACCGAAAAGCAGCGCTGGATTTTCGCGAAGCTGATCGAATGGCAAACGCGTGTCGAACAGCGCGCGTTGCCGAAGGTCGATTGGAAAGACGGCGCGGAAGTGCCGTACCTCGGCCAGCCGGTGCGCGTGATACTCGGCTCGCCGCAAGGCACGCTTCAGTTCAGCACGAGCGATTCGGCGTTGCAGGTACCGTTGCCGTTGCAGGCCGATCCGCAGCAGATCAAGGACCGCGTGCAAGGCTGGCTGCAAGGCGAGGCGAAGCGTCTGTTCGGCGAACGTCTCGCGATTTATTCGGAGAAGCTCGGCGTCAGCTACCGCACGTATGCGCTGTCTTCAGCGGCAACGCGCTGGGGTAGTTGTTCGAGCGACGGTAAGATTCGCCTGAACTGGCGGCTGATTCACTTTCCGTTGTCCATCATCGACTATGTCGTCGCGCATGAGCTCGCGCATCTGCGTGAGATGAATCACAGCCCGCGATTCTGGCAAACGGTGGAATCGATTTTTCCGGAATTCCGCGAGGCGCGGCAGACGCTGAAGTCGCATCCGCCGGAATTGCTGCCTACGTTGTAG
- the rsmA gene encoding 16S rRNA (adenine(1518)-N(6)/adenine(1519)-N(6))-dimethyltransferase RsmA — MSTSRQQQGRHQGHIARKRFGQNFLVDMGVIDSIVDVIQPQRGERMVEIGPGLGALTEPLIERLATPEAPLHAVELDRDLIGRLKTKFGDLLELHAGDALAFDFGSLAAPGEKASLRIVGNLPYNISSPLLFHLTSFAHCVIDQHFMLQNEVVERMVAEPGTKAFSRLSVMLQYRYVIDKQLDVPPESFNPPPKVDSAIVRMIPYAQKELTPVDERVLGEVVTAAFSQRRKMLRNTLAAFRDSVDFEALGFDLQRRAEDVSVAEYVRVAQIVAAARPSKRAAASDDAS, encoded by the coding sequence ATGTCCACCAGCAGACAGCAACAGGGCCGGCACCAAGGTCATATCGCGCGCAAGCGTTTCGGTCAGAACTTTCTGGTCGACATGGGCGTGATCGATTCGATCGTCGACGTCATCCAGCCACAACGCGGCGAGCGCATGGTCGAAATCGGGCCGGGCCTCGGCGCGCTCACCGAGCCGCTGATCGAGCGTCTGGCCACGCCGGAAGCGCCGCTGCACGCCGTCGAACTGGACCGCGATCTGATCGGCCGTCTGAAGACGAAATTCGGCGACCTGCTCGAACTGCACGCGGGCGACGCGCTCGCATTCGACTTCGGTTCGCTGGCCGCGCCTGGCGAAAAAGCGTCGCTGCGGATTGTCGGCAATCTGCCATACAACATTTCGAGCCCGCTGCTGTTTCATCTGACCTCGTTCGCGCATTGCGTGATCGATCAGCACTTCATGCTGCAGAACGAGGTGGTCGAGCGAATGGTGGCCGAGCCGGGCACCAAGGCATTCAGCCGTCTCTCGGTGATGCTGCAGTATCGCTACGTGATCGACAAGCAGCTCGACGTGCCGCCCGAGTCGTTCAATCCGCCGCCCAAGGTGGATTCGGCGATCGTGCGGATGATTCCGTACGCGCAGAAGGAGCTGACGCCGGTCGACGAGCGCGTGCTCGGCGAAGTGGTGACGGCGGCGTTCTCGCAGCGCCGCAAGATGTTGCGCAATACGCTGGCCGCGTTTCGCGATTCAGTAGACTTCGAGGCGCTCGGCTTCGACCTGCAACGTCGCGCCGAAGACGTGTCGGTCGCCGAGTACGTGCGCGTGGCGCAGATCGTCGCGGCGGCCAGGCCGTCGAAGCGTGCAGCGGCCAGCGACGACGCCTCCTGA
- a CDS encoding autotransporter family protein, with protein MCRPGYRLAPARLLEALSSTIGLAILLPCDPALAACDNVNPVSGQTVTCTGSMPNPSTTSITAAAGSTNVTVNVQTGAELDVNGNNVILVRDGSAVTNLGTLNGSGDTFDAISAHGATGGSGQNVLVNRGSITTSGVESEGMYNDAAAVTMLNDTTGVIRTSGDESAAMHDFQSPGGGTLTNNGTLATTGASSPGMAALTNNDTLVNNGTITTTGAGSYGIRTNGNAVGGPGNNVIVNHGTIDVSGADAHGIVSSDTAPGVVTNTGSVTARGVGGAGAIFSGNVTLNNTAGASIVSQQANAIVANGGGTLNNAGTISGAINAIAFANAGATINNSGSIVAATSQAISSIGTFDIVINNTGTIAGGNGRAIWTDSGNDTFNWSGGTVTGFVRFSAGDDTATLTNLTDANLSGVPSFDGGTGNDLLTFDHTSASGVSRFINWETVNVINGSQLTLDTQGLTLGDSGTLTGTLNVDATSTLFAGGLASAVTIAPAVAGQLVTVNNAGTFDLTNGGANTQAVLVIDGNYTGLNGRLLLQSVLGGDGSPSGKLVIAQGLGSGSTTLGVTNVGGNGGATLTDGILVVQATNGATTTASAFTLPRPLMVGAYTYYLFKGGVSAGTGDNWYLRSSLAAVPTPAPTPTPTPTPTPTPTPTPTPTPTPESAAGPIAAPGTPALPAPPPAGAAPTPLYRMEVPVYAEVPVLTRELGIAQIGTFHDRQGEQSLLDESGPLPAAWARVWGEHTSQTSSGGASPDFSGTISGVQVGHDLYADRSASGHRNHYGFFLGFARAQGDVNGFALGFPDLSAGHLAINAYSVGAYWTHIGPGGWYTDAVAMGSALTLDPMSNQGLGASTHGHAVTTSLEAGLPIPLRANLSLEPQMQLIWQHASIDDLNDGISSVSFHSANGFVGRLGLRLQGAFEGAGVQWQPYLRANLWRYFNGTDSVTYAGSTVIPSNVAATAAQFGMGVVAHLSARGSVFAAASYTTNVNGEHRSSVEGNLGVRWSW; from the coding sequence ATGTGTCGTCCGGGCTACCGGCTCGCGCCGGCTCGTCTGCTCGAAGCGCTGTCGTCCACCATCGGGCTCGCCATTCTGCTGCCTTGCGACCCCGCGCTCGCCGCTTGCGACAACGTCAATCCGGTCAGCGGACAAACCGTCACCTGCACCGGCAGCATGCCGAACCCCTCCACCACGAGTATCACTGCCGCGGCGGGCAGCACCAACGTCACGGTCAATGTGCAGACCGGCGCGGAACTCGATGTCAATGGCAACAATGTCATTCTCGTGCGCGACGGCAGCGCGGTGACCAATCTCGGCACGTTGAACGGCAGCGGCGATACGTTTGACGCAATTTCCGCGCACGGCGCGACCGGCGGCTCAGGTCAGAACGTGCTGGTCAACCGTGGCAGCATCACGACGAGCGGCGTCGAGTCGGAAGGCATGTACAACGACGCCGCCGCGGTCACGATGCTGAACGACACCACCGGCGTGATCCGCACGAGCGGCGATGAATCGGCGGCGATGCACGATTTCCAGAGTCCCGGCGGCGGCACCTTGACCAACAACGGCACGCTCGCTACCACCGGCGCCAGTTCACCCGGCATGGCCGCGTTGACGAACAACGACACGCTCGTCAATAACGGCACGATCACGACCACCGGCGCGGGATCGTATGGCATACGGACGAACGGCAATGCGGTCGGCGGTCCCGGCAACAACGTGATCGTCAACCACGGCACGATCGACGTTTCCGGCGCGGACGCGCATGGCATCGTGTCGTCGGATACGGCGCCGGGCGTCGTCACGAATACCGGCTCGGTCACCGCGCGTGGCGTGGGCGGCGCGGGCGCGATCTTCTCCGGCAACGTCACGCTGAACAACACGGCCGGTGCGAGCATCGTCAGCCAGCAGGCCAACGCGATCGTCGCCAACGGCGGAGGCACGCTCAACAATGCCGGCACGATCTCCGGCGCGATCAACGCGATCGCTTTCGCCAATGCCGGCGCGACGATCAACAACAGCGGCTCGATCGTCGCGGCGACGAGTCAGGCGATCAGTTCCATCGGCACGTTCGATATCGTCATCAATAACACCGGCACCATCGCGGGCGGCAACGGCCGCGCGATCTGGACCGACAGCGGCAACGACACGTTCAACTGGAGCGGAGGCACCGTCACGGGCTTCGTGCGCTTCAGCGCAGGCGACGACACCGCCACGCTCACCAACCTCACTGACGCGAATCTGAGCGGCGTGCCGAGCTTCGACGGCGGCACCGGCAACGATCTGCTGACGTTCGATCACACGTCGGCGAGCGGCGTGAGCCGCTTCATCAATTGGGAAACGGTCAATGTGATCAACGGCAGTCAGTTGACGCTAGACACTCAGGGACTCACGCTCGGCGATAGCGGCACGCTGACCGGCACGCTCAACGTCGACGCGACCAGCACCTTGTTCGCCGGCGGTCTGGCGAGCGCGGTGACGATTGCGCCGGCGGTCGCAGGACAACTCGTCACGGTGAACAATGCGGGCACGTTCGATCTGACCAACGGTGGCGCGAATACCCAGGCCGTGCTGGTGATCGATGGCAACTACACCGGGCTCAATGGACGGTTGCTGCTGCAAAGCGTGCTCGGCGGCGACGGTTCGCCGAGCGGCAAGCTGGTGATCGCGCAGGGGCTGGGGTCGGGGAGTACGACGCTGGGTGTGACCAACGTGGGCGGCAACGGCGGCGCCACGCTGACGGATGGGATTCTCGTGGTGCAGGCCACCAACGGCGCGACGACGACCGCCAGTGCGTTCACGTTGCCGAGACCGTTGATGGTCGGCGCTTATACGTACTACCTGTTCAAAGGCGGAGTGAGTGCGGGGACGGGGGATAACTGGTATTTGCGTTCGAGTCTGGCGGCGGTGCCGACGCCGGCTCCAACTCCCACGCCTACTCCAACTCCAACTCCAACACCAACACCAACGCCCACGCCCACGCCCACGCCCGAGTCCGCCGCCGGCCCAATCGCAGCGCCCGGCACACCCGCCCTACCCGCACCGCCGCCCGCAGGCGCCGCCCCCACACCGCTCTATCGAATGGAAGTCCCCGTCTACGCAGAAGTCCCCGTGCTCACACGCGAACTCGGCATCGCGCAGATCGGCACCTTCCACGACCGCCAGGGCGAACAGTCACTGCTCGACGAAAGCGGCCCGCTACCCGCCGCGTGGGCACGCGTCTGGGGCGAGCACACATCGCAAACCAGCAGCGGCGGCGCAAGCCCGGATTTCAGCGGCACGATCAGCGGCGTGCAGGTCGGCCACGATCTCTACGCCGATCGCAGCGCGAGCGGTCATCGCAACCACTACGGTTTTTTCCTGGGCTTCGCTCGTGCGCAAGGCGATGTGAACGGCTTCGCGCTCGGCTTTCCCGATCTGTCGGCCGGGCATCTCGCGATCAACGCGTACAGCGTCGGCGCGTACTGGACGCACATCGGTCCGGGCGGCTGGTACACCGATGCCGTCGCCATGGGCAGCGCGCTGACGCTGGACCCGATGTCGAATCAGGGCCTCGGCGCGAGCACGCATGGTCACGCGGTCACGACGTCGCTCGAAGCCGGCCTGCCGATTCCGTTGCGCGCGAATCTGAGCCTCGAGCCGCAGATGCAATTGATCTGGCAGCACGCGTCGATCGACGATCTCAACGACGGCATTTCGAGCGTCTCGTTTCACTCGGCCAACGGCTTTGTGGGACGACTCGGCTTGCGTCTGCAAGGCGCGTTCGAAGGCGCTGGCGTGCAGTGGCAACCGTATTTGCGTGCGAATCTGTGGCGCTATTTCAATGGCACCGACAGCGTGACCTACGCGGGCAGCACGGTGATTCCGTCGAATGTCGCGGCGACGGCGGCTCAATTCGGCATGGGTGTCGTCGCGCATCTGAGCGCGCGCGGCAGCGTGTTCGCGGCCGCGAGTTACACGACCAATGTGAATGGCGAGCATCGCAGCAGCGTCGAGGGCAATCTTGGGGTGCGGTGGAGTTGGTGA
- a CDS encoding DMT family transporter, which yields MSTTALPARRAPDSFAILLMIGLCAIWGLQQVAIKSTNSAVPPVFQAGLRSLVASLLVWGWARSRGTPLFRDDGTLSAGLLAGVLFAAEFVCIFLGLTLTSASRMAVFLYTAPCFTALGLHWFVEGERMRRIQWFGIFVAFAGMALAFADGFLHGHAAQGSTLKGMAGDALGVLAGIAWAATTVVVRATRLAQSSASKTLFYQLAVSAVVLLALAVGLGQAHVETVTPLALMSLAYQAVVVAFVSYLVWFWLLTRYIASRLSVFSFLTPLFGVSFGVLLLGESFSLRFLMAAALVLVGIALVNAPARRMVK from the coding sequence ATGAGCACTACCGCCTTGCCCGCGCGCCGCGCCCCCGACAGCTTCGCGATCCTGCTCATGATCGGTTTGTGCGCGATCTGGGGACTCCAGCAGGTCGCCATCAAAAGCACGAATTCAGCGGTGCCGCCTGTCTTCCAGGCGGGTTTGCGTTCGCTGGTCGCGTCTTTGCTGGTGTGGGGCTGGGCGCGCTCGCGCGGCACGCCGCTGTTTCGCGACGACGGCACGCTGAGCGCGGGTTTGCTCGCGGGCGTGCTGTTCGCCGCTGAATTCGTGTGTATTTTTCTGGGCCTGACGCTGACCAGCGCGTCGCGCATGGCGGTGTTTCTGTACACCGCGCCCTGCTTCACTGCGCTCGGCCTGCACTGGTTCGTCGAAGGCGAGCGGATGCGGCGGATTCAGTGGTTCGGTATTTTCGTGGCGTTCGCCGGCATGGCGCTGGCGTTCGCGGACGGCTTCCTGCACGGCCACGCCGCGCAAGGCTCAACGCTGAAAGGCATGGCCGGCGACGCACTCGGCGTGCTGGCCGGCATTGCCTGGGCCGCGACCACGGTGGTGGTGCGCGCCACGCGTCTCGCTCAATCGAGCGCCAGCAAGACGCTGTTCTATCAACTGGCGGTGTCGGCGGTGGTGTTGCTCGCGCTGGCGGTCGGGCTCGGCCAGGCGCACGTTGAAACCGTCACGCCGCTCGCGCTGATGAGCCTCGCCTATCAGGCCGTGGTCGTCGCGTTCGTCAGCTATCTGGTGTGGTTCTGGCTGTTGACGCGCTATATCGCGTCGCGCCTGTCGGTGTTTTCGTTTCTCACGCCGCTGTTCGGCGTGAGTTTCGGCGTGCTGCTGCTCGGCGAGTCGTTCAGCCTGCGCTTCCTGATGGCCGCGGCGCTGGTGCTGGTGGGTATCGCGCTGGTGAATGCGCCGGCGCGGCGCATGGTGAAGTAG
- a CDS encoding porin, with the protein MKNISRWTAALVPAAIASFGCQIAQAQSSVTLYGVVDESVRYLTHANQAGDSSLGLGNGGMTQSRWGLKGVEDLGGGWSTFFKLENRIYINTGQSDPTLPFFNEAQIGVRSESYGQVIIGRQYNVMIEGITVGGYGSNSWIPYDFSFQPEVTMTGGIWTSNQVQYQARYNGFTFAAGYAFGGNAGNSNGSQIGAAAAYGPAGGPFSVGAAYEESKDSINGAAAKDWTFGGSYTWNLTRFSAGYIVNQNDAGFSNFANGPFTAPELTALKYTDFSRRRMIMGGITQQVGNAWHFAANVWRTLQDGKTHAQDGSAWQYQLVADYNLSKRTDVYLEGDYAIYRGDLIGAQLQGVNSIGLAQKGTQIGLMAGIRHQF; encoded by the coding sequence ATGAAAAACATCAGCAGGTGGACGGCGGCCCTGGTGCCCGCGGCCATCGCGTCGTTCGGCTGTCAGATCGCGCAGGCGCAATCCAGCGTGACCTTGTACGGCGTGGTCGACGAAAGCGTGCGCTATCTGACGCATGCTAACCAGGCCGGGGATTCATCGCTCGGACTGGGCAACGGCGGCATGACGCAGAGCCGCTGGGGTTTGAAGGGCGTCGAAGATCTCGGCGGCGGCTGGTCGACGTTTTTCAAGCTCGAAAACCGCATCTATATCAACACCGGTCAAAGCGATCCCACCTTGCCGTTTTTCAACGAAGCCCAGATCGGCGTGCGTTCGGAATCGTACGGGCAGGTGATTATTGGGCGGCAGTACAACGTGATGATCGAGGGCATTACCGTCGGCGGTTACGGCAGCAACTCCTGGATCCCCTACGATTTCAGCTTCCAGCCTGAGGTGACGATGACCGGCGGCATCTGGACCAGCAATCAGGTGCAGTATCAAGCGCGATACAACGGTTTCACGTTTGCGGCAGGCTACGCGTTCGGCGGTAACGCGGGCAATTCGAACGGCAGTCAGATCGGCGCGGCCGCCGCGTATGGGCCGGCGGGCGGTCCGTTCAGCGTCGGCGCGGCGTACGAAGAGTCGAAGGATTCAATCAACGGCGCGGCCGCGAAAGATTGGACGTTCGGCGGTTCGTACACGTGGAATCTGACGCGCTTTTCGGCGGGCTATATCGTCAACCAGAACGATGCGGGCTTTTCCAATTTCGCTAACGGGCCGTTCACCGCGCCCGAACTGACAGCGCTCAAATACACGGACTTTTCGCGGCGTCGCATGATTATGGGCGGCATCACGCAGCAGGTCGGCAACGCGTGGCACTTCGCCGCCAACGTCTGGCGCACGCTGCAGGACGGCAAGACGCATGCGCAGGATGGGTCGGCCTGGCAATATCAACTGGTCGCGGACTACAACCTGTCGAAGCGCACTGACGTCTATCTGGAAGGCGATTACGCGATCTATCGCGGCGATCTGATCGGCGCGCAACTGCAAGGGGTCAACAGTATCGGGCTCGCGCAGAAGGGCACGCAGATCGGGTTGATGGCGGGGATCCGGCATCAGTTTTGA